A window of Diabrotica virgifera virgifera chromosome 9, PGI_DIABVI_V3a contains these coding sequences:
- the LOC126890955 gene encoding uncharacterized protein LOC126890955, whose product MSGYDSHFIISELSKKGDISLLPVNKEKYISFTLNDAVTNIKFRFIDSLRFLGASLDELVSTLNKNDFKICKREFSRLSDDEFKLITKKGVFCYDFIDSWEKLNITDLPPIEAFYNKLNDTNLTDEKYAHAKIVWDTFNIENLGQYSDLYLKTDIVLLADVFETFRKKCVITYGLDPAWYYTMPGYSWDCMLKYVGCNLELLRDVDMILFMEKAIRGGISVCSGRMSEANNKYMPNYDLAQPSKYLMYFDVNNLYGWAMGEPLPYGGFEWMDAKDIDVMSVPDDSPVGYMLQVDLDYPRKLHDLHSDFPFAAEHRKALGSNHTKLMTTLYNKKEYIQSAWLRPYIELNTRLRAAATNDFGRNLYKLANNSVFGKTMENIRKHRIVKLVRSWNGRYGAKNLISSARFHSRKIFNENLVAIELIKSDLVFNKPLYIGMTVLDISKLCMYQFHYDYMLPKLGADKCNLMYMDTDSFIYELYCHDAYEEVIKQDLSKFDTSDYAVDNIYNIPRVNKKVLGVMKDENKGEIMTKFVGLRSKMYTFKVQSGRITKKAKGTKYNIVKNVIKFDDYVNCLNDFKEQTATQHSIRSYSHNVYSIEQTKIALSPYDDKRYLIPNSFRTLPLGHYSILE is encoded by the exons atgagTGGCTACGACAGTCATTTTATAATTTCAGAGTTAAGCAAAAAAGGAGATATTAGTCTACTTCCAGTCAATAAAGAAAAATACATTTCATTTACACTTAACGATGCTGTTACTAATATAAAATTTCGATTTATTGATTCATTAAGATTTTTAGGAGCCTCTTTAGATGAATTGGTctcaacattaaataaaaatgacttTAAAATTTGCAAGCGAGAATTTAGCAGGTTAAGTGACGATGaatttaaattaataactaaaaaaggggTATTTTGCTATGATTTTATTGATTCTTGGGAAAAATTAAACATTACCGATTTACCTCCAATAGAGGCATTTTATAATAAGCTAAACGATACGAATCTTACAGATGAGAAGTATGCTCATGCTAAAATAGTTTGGGATACCTTTAACATTGAAAATTTAGGTCAATATTCAGATTTGTACTTAAAAACCGATATTGTGCTTTTAGCAGATGTTTTTGAAACTTTCCGCAAAAAATGCGTTATAACTTATGGGTTAGATCCAGCCTGGTACTACACAATGCCCGGTTATTCTTGGGATTGTATGTTGAAATACGTGGGGTGTAACCTCGAGTTATTGCGTGACGTTGACATGATACTATTTATGGAGAAAGCAATTCGTGGAGGAATTTCAGTATGTAGCGGTAGAATGTCGGAGGCCAATAATAAGTACATGCCTAATTATGACCTCGCACAGCCCTCAAAATACTTAATGTATTTTGATGTCAATAATTTATATGGGTGGGCTATGGGAGAACCCTTACCCTACGGAGGGTTCGAATGGATGGATGCCAAAGACATTGATGTTATGTCTGTACCTGATGACTCTCCCGTAGGGTACATGTTACAAGTTGACTTGGACTATCCTCGCAAATTACATGATCTGCACTCAGATTTTCCATTCGCTGCCGAACACCGCAAAGCTTTGGGTTCAAATCATACTAAACTAATGACAACactttataataaaaaagaatatatc cAGTCTGCGTGGCTGCGACCCTACATCGAATTAAATACTCGACTTAGAGCTGCAGCTACGAACGATTTTGGAAGAAATTTATACAAATTGGCCAATAATAGTGTATTTGGAAAGACTATGGAGAATATAAGGAAACATAGAATAGTAAAACTAGTCCGATCATGGAATGGGCGATATggtgccaaaaatttaatttctaGTGCGCGGTTTCATAGccgaaaaatatttaatgaaaatttagtAGCTATAGAACTGATTAAATCAGATCTAGTTTTTAATAAACCCTTATACATTGGCATGACTGTTTTAGATATATCAAAATTATGTATGTACCAATTTCATTACGACTATATGCTCCCAAAATTGGGTGCagataaatgtaatttaatgtatatGGATACCGATAGCTTTATTTATGAACTGTACTGTCATGATGCATATGAGGAAGTAATAAAACAAGATTTATCAAAATTTGATACATCTGATTACGCTGTAGATAATATCTATAATATTCCTCgggtaaataaaaaagttttaggaGTAATGAAAGATGAAAATAAAGGAGAAATTATGACAAAATTTGTGGGATTACGATCAAAAATGTATACTTTTAAAGTTCAATCTGGTCGAATCACTAAAAAAGCAAAAGGGACtaaatataatatagtaaaaaatgttataaaattcgATGATTATGTAAACTGTTTAAATGATTTTAAGGAACAAACTGCTACTCAACACTCCATTCGGTCATATAGCCATAACGTCTATAGTATAGAACAAACAAAAATTGCGCTAAGTCCTTATGAcgataaaagatatttaattccaaatagttttagaaCCCTACCATTGGGACATTACAGTATtttagaatag